A single region of the Pan troglodytes isolate AG18354 chromosome 22, NHGRI_mPanTro3-v2.0_pri, whole genome shotgun sequence genome encodes:
- the LOC107972979 gene encoding cyclin-dependent kinase 2-associated protein 2-like, which translates to MSYKPTTPAPSSTPGSSTPGPGTPVPTESVPSPSDSGPGATAPFRLLFKDFGPPTIGCVQAMKPPGAQGSQSTYTELLLVTGEMGKVIRPTYAGSKSATERLKRGIIHP; encoded by the coding sequence ATGTCCTACAAACCtaccacccctgcccccagcagcACCCCCGGCTCCAGCACCCCTGGGCCAGGCACTCCGGTCCCTACAGAAAGCGTCCCGTCGCCGTCGGACTCAGGGCCGGGTGCCACTGCCCCTTTCAGACTGCTGTTTAAAGACTTTGGACCGCCTACCATCGGTTGTGTGCAGGCCATGAAACCACCTGGTGCCCAGGGCTCCCAGAGCACCTACACGGAACTGCTGTTGGTCACAGGGGAGATGGGCAAAGTGATCCGGCCCACCTATGCTGGCAGCAAGAGCGCCACGGAGCGACTGAAGAGAGGTATCATCCATCCCTAG